The following coding sequences are from one Vulpes vulpes isolate BD-2025 chromosome 12, VulVul3, whole genome shotgun sequence window:
- the LOC112917031 gene encoding LOW QUALITY PROTEIN: F-box/LRR-repeat protein 21-like (The sequence of the model RefSeq protein was modified relative to this genomic sequence to represent the inferred CDS: inserted 1 base in 1 codon), which yields MDVGEYPMAAFRVNYNLEAFFRMKRNNLSVVNKIVQYSSAVKQPKVGFYSSLNHTHLPAVLLDWGXLPHYVVLRIFQYLPLIDRARASSVCRKWNEVFHIPDLWRKFEFELNQSATSYFKSTHPGLIQQIIKKHATHLQYVSFKVDSSTESAEAACYILSQLVNCSIQTLGLISTAKPSFMNVSKSHFVSALTVVFVNSKSLSSIKIEDTPVDDPSLKILVANNSDTLRLLKMSSCPHVSSDGILCVADRCQGLRELALNYYILSDELLLALSSETHVNLEHLRIDVVSENPGQIEFHSIKKQSWDALIKHSPGVNVVMYFFLYEEEFEAFFKEETPVTHLYFGRSVSTAVLGRIGLNCPRLIELVVCANNGLQTLDTQLICIAEHCKNLTALGLSECEVSCSAFIEFVRLCGKRLTQLSVMEEVLIPDDEYSLDKIHTEVSKYLGRIWFPDVLPVW from the exons ATGGATGTTGGTGAGTACCCCATGGCAGCCTTCAGAGTGAACTATAACTTGGAAGCCTTCTTTAG AATGAAGAGGAACAATTTATCTGTTGTGAATAAGATTGTCCAGTACTCATCAGCAGTGAAACAACCAAAAGTTGGGTTCTACTCTTCTCTCAACCACACCCATTTGCCGGCTGTCCTTCTAGACTGGG GTTTGCCTCACTATGTAGTATTACGCATTTTTCAGTATCTTCCTTTAATAGATCGGGCCCGGGCGTCTTCGGTATGTAGGAAATGGAATGAAGTTTTTCATATTCCTGACCTCTGGAGAAAGTTTGAATTTGAACTGAATCAATCAGCGACTTCATATTTTAAGTCTACCCATCCGGGTCTCATTCAGCAGATCATTAAAAAGCATGCTACCCATCTCCAATATGTCAGCTTTAAG GTTGATAGTAGTACTGAATCAGCAGAAGCTGCCTGCTATATACTTTCTCAGCTGGTAAATTGTTCTATCCAGACCTTGGGGTTGATTTCAACGGCCAAGCCAAGTTTTATGAATGTGTCAAAG TCTCATTTTGTGTCGGCACTTACAGTTGTCTTTGTCAACTCAAAATCATTATCATCTATCAAAATTGAAGACACACCAGTGGATGATCCTTCATTAAAGATTCTCGTGGCCAATAATAGTGACACTCTAAGACTCCTGAAAATGAGTAGCTGTCCTCATGTTTCCTCTGATG GAATCCTTTGTGTAGCTGATCGTTGTCAAGGCCTTAGAGAACTGGCACTGAATTATTACATTCTCAGTGATGAACTTCTCCTAGCACTTTCGAGTGAAACTCATGTTAACCTAGAGCATCTTCGAATTGATGTTGTGAGTGAAAATCCTGGACAAATTGAATTtcattctattaaaaaacaaagttgggaTGCGCTTATTAAACACTCCCCTGGTGTTAATGttgttatgtatttctttttatacgAAGAAGAATTTGAGGCATTCTTCAAAGAAGAGACCCCTGTTACTCACCTTTATTTTGGTCGTTCAGTGAGCACAGCGGTTCTAGGACGGATAGGTCTTAACTGTCCACGACTAATTGAGTTAGTGGTATGTGCTAATAATGGTCTTCAGACTCTTGACACTCAACTTATTTGTATTGCTGAACACTGTAAAAATTTAACAGCCTTGGGCCTCAGTGAGTGTGAAGTCAGCTGCAGTGCATTCATTGAATTTGTAAGACTGTGTGGGAAAAGACTAACGCAGCTCTCTGTAATGGAAGAGGTTTTGATCCCTGATGATGAGTATAGCCTTGATAAAATTCACACAGAAGTGTCCAAATACCTGGGAAGAATATGGTTCCCTGATGTCCTGCCTGTCTGGTAA